A window of Acinonyx jubatus isolate Ajub_Pintada_27869175 chromosome E4, VMU_Ajub_asm_v1.0, whole genome shotgun sequence contains these coding sequences:
- the FCAMR gene encoding high affinity immunoglobulin alpha and immunoglobulin mu Fc receptor isoform X3 has protein sequence MDREASAKPGEGQCFLQVTKQRAGWKLPIFLTLCLLQGSALTPPQRRPHLRCLRTVSLPSAPRLWAKETLTPFSPLCGREKTSIADANALKGPRLVSGEPGGTVTIQCHYAPLAINVYERKYWCRLSPLTSFCHTIVSTTGYAHLGYRGRVTFADFPQRGLFVVRLSQLSPDDVGRYRCGIGKRNDMFFFSMNLTVSAGLSSAVPPPTLAAGELVVASLGTATPVANRWTPATSRMTERQGTGFHRVALTPGTRKTTASAEGRQTPGTTGAAALGTGSRVESSVRTTVPIPESSASTIGDMSNTTEGVWVWDANGSVGDSGRPSEEGREITTTEADKPQEEAEKVRTALDVVGKVIGTIRPTTLVSEKRVQEILQEATAIAKPQALGSIERTTPAAGVWTLGPSSIQVASEEGATAGDLDTPAGYSDPQATPSQAPAAGPRRPLGKGYSMKRASPGEKNISRILTPVSTVLFPLTLVALVLLQRRLRINRTCITSALLFCRIC, from the exons ATGGATAGAGAAGCCTCAGCTAAGCCCGGAGAAGGACAG TGTTTTTTGCAGGTCACCAAGCAGAGGGCAGGATGGAAATTGCCCATCTTCCTCACGCTGTGCCTGTTGCAAG GTTCTGCTTTGACCCCTCCACAGAGAAGACCCCATCTCAGATGCCTGCGGAccgtctctctgccctctgcaccCCGTCTCTGGGCCAAGGAAACACTCACTCCTTTCTCACCCCTCTGCGGGAGAGAGAAGACATCCATCGCAG ACGCAAACGCACTGAAGGGCCCGAGGCTGGTGTCTGGGGAGCCGGGGGGAACTGTCACCATCCAGTGCCATTATGCCCCCTTGGCCATCAACGTATACGAGCGGAAGTACTGGTGCCGTCTCAGCCCCCTGACGTCGTTCTGCCACACCATTGTGTCCACCACTGGCTATGCTCATCTTGGCTACCGTGGCCGCGTGACGTTTGCAGACTTCCCGCAGAGAGGCTTGTTTGTGGTGAGGCTGTCCCAACTGTCCCCGGATGATGTGGGCCGCTACCGCTGTGGCATTGGGAAGAGAAACGACATGTTCTTCTTCAGCATGAATCTGACCGTCTCTGCAG GTCTTTCCAGCGCCGTCCCCCCACCCACTCTGGCTGCGGGTGAGCTCGTCGTGGCATCCCTTGGAACAGCAACACCGGTGGCCAACAGATGGACCCCAGCAACCTCCCGGATGACAGAAAGACAAGGAACAGGATTCCACAGAGTTGCTCTGACTCCAGGAACCAGGAAAACAACAGCTTCCGCTGAGGGCAGGCAGACCCCAGGAACAACTGGGGCAGCAGCTCTAGGGACAGGTAGTCGGGTAGAGAGTTCTGTCCGGACAACAGTCCCCATTCCAGAGAGTTCGGCTTCAACCATCGGAGATATGTCCAATACGACAGAAGGTGTTTGGGTGTGGGACGCCAACGGCTCGGTAGGGGATTCGGGCAGGCCCAgcgaggaagggagggagataaCAACTACTGAGGCCGATAAGCCAcaagaagaagcagagaaggtCAGAACAGCTCTGGATGTAGTTGGGAAGGTCATAGGGACCATCAGGCCAACAACTCTGGTCTCAGAAAAACGGGTGCAGGAAATCTTGCAAGAAGCAACAGCCATTGCTAAGCCCCAAGCCCTGGGTTCCATTGAAAGAACTACCCCAGCTGCAGGCGTGTGGACCCTGGGGCCCTCCAGCATACAGGTGGCGTCTGAGGAGGGAGCTACCGCAGGGGACCTAGACACGCCTGCTGGATACAGCGATCCCCAAGCAACACCAAGCCAGGCCCCGGCAGCTGGGCCCAGGAGGCCCCTGGGCAAGGGGTATTCCATGAAGAG GGCTTCTCCAGGAGAGAAAAACATCTCTCGGATCCTGACTCCTGTCTCTACGGTGCTCTTCCCCCTCACGCTTGTGGCTCTCGTCCTGTTGCAAAGGAGGCTCCGGATAAACAGGACCT